Proteins encoded together in one Musa acuminata AAA Group cultivar baxijiao chromosome BXJ3-6, Cavendish_Baxijiao_AAA, whole genome shotgun sequence window:
- the LOC103989676 gene encoding transcription factor RF2b produces the protein MHWRPPDLPQSANPNPKFLPNRPAADTAAPSSMFHRLNPTPCAPPQGIRHRRARSELAFRVPEDLDHCSGDFFAVGGADKVGSEDDLFCTFMDVEQVEGSGSASEVGVWRDWSAESVEDRKISDAAGAAPSRPKHRHSASVDGSSMLSSVPLMGEEVFAEAIEAKKAMTSEQLAELAAVDPKKAKRILANRRSATRSKERKARYISELERQVQNLQTEATTLFAQFTVFQRDTTGLSAENTELRLRLQAMEQQAQLHDALNMALKQEVERLMLATGEVSNPPSGAYNGGLQHIPYDPSFASSQQQPVHHQAIQLQPKFQQSQPGASCNHLPAHQNSLPAMMEQDPIGGLQGLDISKSSIVKLEEGSSVSADGTRNV, from the exons ATGCATTGGAGGCCTCCAGATCTGCCCCAGTCcgcaaaccctaaccctaaattcCTTCCAAATCGGCCGGCGGCAGACACCGCGGCTCCCTCCTCCATGTTCCACCGCCTCAACCCCACTCCCTGCGCGCCGCCGCAGGGGATCCGCCACCGACGGGCCAGATCCGAGCTCGCATTCCGCGTCCCGGAAGACCTCGACCACTGCTCCGGAGATTTCTTCGCGGTAGGGGGCGCGGACAAGGTGGGCTCGGAAGATGACCTCTTCTGCACGTTTATGGACGTCGAACAGGTGGAGGGGAGCGGATCCGCATCGGAGGTTGGAGTTTGGCGGGATTGGTCGGCGGAAAGTGTTGAAGATAGGAAGATCAGCGACGCTGCTGGAGCGGCGCCTTCCAGGCCCAAGCATCGGCATAGCGCCTCCGTGGATGGGTCGTCGATGTTGTCGTCCGTGCCTCTGATGGGGGAAGAAGTGTTTGCAGAGGCGATCGAGGCGAAGAAGGCCATGACGTCGGAGCAGCTTGCGGAGCTCGCTGCTGTTGATCCCAAGAAAGCCAAAAG AATTCTGGCCAATCGGCGGTCTGCTACTCGCTCAAAAGAAAGAAAGGCTCGTTATATATCAGAACTTGAGAGACAAGTTCAAAACCTTCAAACTGAAGCTACAACTCTCTTCGCACAGTTTACAGTATTTCAG AGAGACACAACTGGACTTTCTGCAGAGAATACAGAGCTTAGATTAAGATTGCAAGCTATGGAACAACAAGCTCAGTTGCATGATG CACTAAACATGGCACTAAAGCAGGAGGTTGAAAGGCTCATGCTTGCGACTGGTGAAGTATCAAACCCCCCCAGTGGAGCTTACAACGGGGGATTGCAGCATATCCCATACGACCCATCATTTGCCTCCTCCCAGCAACAGCCAGTCCATCATCAAGCAATTCAGTTGCAGCCCAAGTTTCAGCAGTCACAGCCTGGCGCCTCTTGCAACCATTTGCCCGCTCATCAGAACTCCCTTCCGGCTATGATGGAGCAAGATCCAATTGGAGGGCTACAGGGATTGGATATCAGTAAAAGTTCCATAGTGAAGTTGGAGGAGGGTTCCTCGGTTTCCGCCGATGGAACCAGAAACGTTTGA